One Carettochelys insculpta isolate YL-2023 chromosome 1, ASM3395843v1, whole genome shotgun sequence genomic window, ttgtcttctgttctccttctctggggcacctggcattggccaccgtcggcagatgggatgctgggctggatggacctttggtctgacccagtatggccattcttatgttcttatgttcttataaaccAGCAAGTAACCTATAATATCATGCTGCTTTGGAAAGTGAAAAAATCCCTGCAAATCTGGCCCAGGGAAAATACCTTCCCACTCTCAGATTTGATGATCAGCTATACCCTGAGCACATGGGTAAGATCCACAAACTACCTACCCATGGAAGAATTCtttgtagtaactcagagccctccccagaTAGCATCCTGTCTCTTGTCATTGTCATCTCCATATAATGAGACTACGTTGTCTGTTTTCCCCACTTCCtatatacagaacagaaatatttgttgAACACTTCTGTCTTTTCAGCACTGTTATTGACAATTCTGCTGTTTCCCTCTAGTAATGGACCAATATTGTTGTCAGGATTCTTTTAGatcttaacattttaaaaacaaaagtctgGAATTGTCTTAACTCTGCTTGCATAGATTTCTCTTTGCTTCACTTCACTTATCTTCTAAACTAGGCTGACCTTTGTCCCTGATTGTGGCTTTGGGGCGTCTAGTAAAGCTTTATTAAATTATTCCCAATCGTGCATATTTTTACTGGCAAATTCCCCCTCCTTTCTGATATGTGAAAATGTGTTTATGTGTGTATTACTGGTCTGGACCGTATTCTGCATGCTcattataaatgtgatcaagtcATAGTTCCTTCCAAACTGCCATAAAATTTTAGTCCTGTGGTGAAGACAAGGTCAAAAAATTCTTCTCTAGCTAAGGAGGAGCTGGAAGGGAGGTGATCAGGGCTCAGCTTCTTCCCACAGTTTCCAGCATGGAGGTACAATAGTAGAGGCAGGGCAGACGGAGGAGAGTCTGAATAAGGCACTGAAtgagggactggtgacagagggggtgtTTTGCCACCAGAGGCACATTcacacagcctctgtactgctggcaccccctttCGCCAAGAGCAAAATATCTTACGGCTATGCTAATTATCTGCACGAGTTTGCAAATggacctccatttgcaatttctcaAACTGTCATTAGCATACCACTGCTGGCAACTGTGTTGTGCTGAAGGGCCATGTAGACATTGTCCTCGTGTCCCATCAGCAACAATAGGGGTATTTGCTGTTGCTAGTCCCAGATTGACTACATGGCACTGCAGGCAGTATCACTGTAGCATCTCTTCTGTAAAATTATCAAGCTAAGTCTTGAAGCCAGTTAGTGTTTTGTTCCCACTGCTCCTTTGGGATGCTGTTCCAGAACTTTACTGCCCTGATGGCTAGAAACTGTCATCTAATTTCAAGGCTAACTTATTAAGGGccaatttatatccatttattcttttctccACACTgtctccacattttttttttggttaggcCAAACAAGCCAAGCACTTTGAGTCTCGATTCATAAGGTAGGCTTTTCTCCCATTCCTCTGTTCTAAGGTGCAATTGCTCTTAGGTAAATAGGTGGTCTTTTGGGATTGGGAGTAGCCCAAAGATTATGATTTTTTGGTGGAAGGGGCCATTGATCACAAAGGCAAGCTGGACTGGGCAGCAGGATAAGCCTCAGTACCTAACTGAACCCTCTCTGACTCCATTTTCTAACATTGTTATCAATCTTACTCAACTGGGGCTTATTGGTCCAAGAGGCTCACAACCTCTGCTGTGTCATCTGGACAGTGTTCTCCCGCCTGCCAAACATGTTTCTAGTGGTCTATAATAGCTTCCTTCCTCTGATATCATTATCCTATTTCTAGTGGAGGTGACCTGCGAGTTCAGGAGACACATTTTTAGGCTATGTAATTCTCTTTCACAAGAGATAAAAGTAGCCATGGAACTTCACTGCTTTCAGAATTAAAGAGAAAACTATTTTCTTCCCTCAATaaatctccctctccctctctctatctttcttacagaatcacagaatactagaactggaagggacctcaagaggtcatcaagcccagtcccctgccctcatggcaggaccaaactccATCCATATCATCCCTATTAGATATttctccaacctgttcttaaatacctccagtgagggagattatccaaccaccctaagcaatttattccagtatttaaccaccttgacaggaattttttcctaaagtccaatctaaacctccctggctgcaatttaagaccattatttcttgtcctatcatcagaggttaaggagaattttttttctcccttctccatgtaactctcttttaggaacttgaaagctgctattatgtcctctttcagccttctcttttccaagctaaagtaacataattattttaatcttctctcataggtcatatttttacACCTTTAATCaatttagttgctcttctctggaacctttccaatttctccacatctttcctaaaatgtggtgccccaaaCTTGACACattattccaactgaggcctaatcagtgcagagtagagcagaagaattacttgtcATGTCTTGATCAcagcactcctgctaatgcatttGTAATATTAGAGGTTTTTCCAGACACAGCTGAGAGGgccaaattgcttaaaactgggctacctacagcccaagactggggcCCCACTATAAAGCACACCAAGCCAATCACAAAGAAAACTCCTGTTGTCAAAATGGCCAGCAAGAAATCACACCACCAGTTCCCTTGAACATTACAGCTTCTCTTCTGCTCGAACCAGTATATCTCCCAATACAGATGAGAAGTTATGAAAACCACCACATctgaacaggttcttccagtcccaaaggacaaACCATATCCCCAGGGCCATATGTTGCAAGGGGATgtgggttgcaactgctttcaaACACTAAGGAGAGGGGACCACCTGACAGGAGTGTAAAGGGTTTATTGACTATATTAAAaccaggaggggaagggggacctcaTTCACACTCTCAAGCACACTTACAGTCCCAGACAGTATGTCAGCACAAGCAGGAGGCAGTTCATGTTATCTTCCATAGTGACTGCCAAGCTGGTCTGCTGGCCAGGCGATCTGAACAGACGGCATCTTCCGGAAGGCTCCCCTTGATGGTTGACCACCGTGGCTCCATCCTTCTCTATTTCATGGATCATGGCTCCTTCCTTATTTTCATGCCTGAGTGCCATGTGCCCTCCTGTTTGTTTACTCCTATTGTTTACCACAGACTTTTCCCATGTTTTATCTTTACCTCAGATGTTCTTCTGCactcacttaggctacgtctacactacagtgatcttttgaaataagttcttctggaagatctcttccaaaaaaatccTTTCCAAGAGCATGTCCACGCACAAAAGAGCATATAGagagactgatctgctctttcaatagagagcattcacacagcccctgcactttcaaaagaatgggccagggatcgaaaaatccagcaccatgaggaccatTCTTTCAAACAAAGGACACCAGggtcatctacacatgcttttcttttttctttttttttaaaaaaaaaaaggctttcaaaaggaggtgctctccGTGATCCAGAAGttgaagagggcttccagaagagccacattctttggATTTTGGAttaaaagagtgcattttgtgtgtggatgtgctgcaaGTTCTTTCACAAAATGGCtacaaactagggggagagatagatacgttggaggatagagggagaatccagagtgaccaggataaattggaggactgggctaaaaagaaatctgatgctgttcaacaaggagaagtgtagagtcctgcacctggggcagaagaatcccaagcattgttatagtctggggactgactggctcagcagcagtatgatggaaagggacctaagggttatggtagatgaaaggctggatatgagtaaacagtgtgcccctgtaaccaagaaggctaatggcatacaagggtgcattaggaggagaatttcgagcagatctacagaagtagttattcccttctatttggtactggtgaggccacattttgaatattgtgtccagttttgggccccccagtataaaaatgatgtagatttgctggagcaggttcagcagagagcagcaaaaatgattaagaggctggagcacaagacctatgaggattggctgagggatttgggcttgtttagtttacagaagagaagacttaggcgtgatttaatagcaaccttcaacttcctgaaggggagctctaaagaggagggtgagaaactgtgctcagtggtgtcagaaggcagaacaaggagcaatggtctgaagttgaacagggagaggtatagaTTAGATCTTAGGAAAAAttagttcaccaggagggtggtgaagcactggaatgctttgcctagagaagtggtggattctccatcccttgaggtttttaagtcctggctgggatgagttagtaggggttgatcctgcttggagcagggggctggactagatgacctcctgaggtcccttccagccctatgattctgtgatttttccaaagaacttgctagtgtaggcgaGACCaggtatagcttattttgaaatactgtggctatgcagaaaatgcatttcaaaatagcccttggctatttcagaatacagcaCCTGCACGCAAAGAGCCTATTGAGAAATAAAGCCagtggacacactatggcttattttgaaatagactccaTTCCCTTTCtacacagtgcctattttgaaataggtgctattccttgtagaatgaggtttaccaatttcgaaataagccaaccaaGGTTGTGTAGTGTAGATACTagcataattatttcaaaataactttgctgtgtagacctactctcATATCTTACCAGAAAGTGCACATTGTGGCAACCCTTTAGAATCTAAtatttaaaggtttattaataaaagaaataaagaataggttaagagtaaaattgttaaagcggTCAGATTACATACACCAATCACAAAATTCctgatgcaggcttgcagcagtgaTTGAATAAGATGCTATCTTAAATGACTCTGGAATACATCCCTTTTTAGGATGGGTCAGCAATCCTGGACTCAGTTCATAATATAGCTGCTCCTAAAGGGATATGTTGGACTGAAGAAAAAGATGGCAGAAACTCAGAgccctctttatacccttgccTATGTGGAGGGAATTATATTTTTGTTCCCTGTGTGGAAACCTGTTTCTCCCTAAGTGGATTACTTTGcagttgttttctctctctcttgcgcattctctctctctctctgtctcacacacacacgcacacaagaaacaaaaaccatgctaaaaacaaaaaaggactgtttttttaaataaaatagaacATTTGACATATATATGTGGTAGGTGATCTGATTAACTGATgtgcttttgtttcttttcatatgGACCTGGCATACatgtttctcccccttgttgGAAAAGATAGACCCCTTCATTTGATTATGTAAGGGTGGGTCATTGATAAGAGCTGGATCAGGAATTTCCAATTGTGAGGTTGATTGCTATAAATTGTACTTGCCAGGAACGTTCAGCTATACCTCAGTAATAAATCCTCAACTTCAGCTGCATATTTTGACGGTAAATGTTTGTTTAACTAAACTAAAACATGGAGGATGCAGTCTGAGGATTTCATGCAACATATTATATGCTATGCATTATTAGGACATACTGTTAGTACTGTACATTGTAATCAAAAAGAGCTGTGGGAGTTAGTGGGTGCAGGGTTTTGACTGAATAAGGTTAACCCCCTTGCTACTAAAATAAGTTACATTGTTTTTTGCAAAATGAAACACATCAATTGTTGCCATAAACCATACCTTTGTACTGTATTCTcatttaactcttttgataactGTTACTGTTGTTATTTCATTCTTATTTGAAAACTACAATCCTGAACTGCAAAACTACTTCTCCAGTATAGTAAGTGCCTTTGTTGTAGAAGTAACTTCTATTGAATGTGTCCTTTACCCTTCTCTTGTATTTTCAGTTAATTTCTTCAAAAATGAATCTCTCTCTATGCTCAGGGAACATGAACTGTGGATCTGTGTCATGGGGTGAAGAAAAGACGTGGATTGCTAAATCTTTCCCATTCCATTTGGAATCCACAAATGCCCCTAATATATCactccctcagcccagggctctgctgggtATTGCAAACAGATGTGAGCATAGGTGCCGACTCCATGGTTGGAGCAGCTATGGGTTAAAAATAgtgggggctcagcacccattgacAGTCCCTACACAATCTATATATAAATCTCTATATTCTGTATGAGAGatgtagccattttagtctgtatctttgagaacaacaagaagtgctgtggcacctaacagatattttggagcataagctttcgtgggcaaagacccgctttgtcagatgcaaggcatctttgcccatgaaagcttatgctccaaaatatctgttaggctagaaggtgctacaggacttgttgttaTATCCTTTATCTAATTCTTACCTCTGCTTGTACACCTCAGAGGAGATTCATGACTGCTACTCTGCTTCAGACAGGAAAATTTTTAATAGCTCTAGTTACATTATTGTTGTTATTTCAGGACACAAATGTGTCCTGAAATACCAACTCAGTGGTTAAATGCCTCGCTGGAAATAGCATAacagaataaggggctattttgcgCATGGCATTCCATTTCCgctacccctcatcatgagaggggtagtggaaacctTGAAATAGGCCTTAATTTTAAATTTCTGTGCTGTTTGGagagcaccaagttcaaaataaggtgcGTAAGTTATTTTGAATCATAGCtatagtatagccatagcctctCTGTCTGCAGAGAGTAACTAGTCTGGAGGAAGTCATGGTGATACCCCATGCTTGCAGGTTACTGGTTGCAAGGCTCAGTCATAGCACAGGATTAGGGATTCAAAGGTACAAGGTGGGTTTGGTAACCTGTGGACCTGACTGGTGGTAACACAAGGTGGAAGGCTGGTACCATGCCCCTAAAAGGGCGGAGGCTCAGCCAGAAGAGGTATAGCTGGGGCTAGCTTCCCCCAGGCAGTGTCAGCACCACTTGGAGCATGCCACATTCACCTCAGGGCTTTTCTATACTAAGCAGAAAATTGAGCCAGTCggggtcagtcttccagagtttgattttgcacgtctggtgAAGATGCGTCAAAATTGGCAGTCAACGCCTGTGCTCCATGTTATCACATGAGGTAAAGGAGGTCAGCTCCAGTGTAGAGAGGCTAGGTCTTCACCAGGGCAATGAGATGATTCTAATCTGTCGATTCTACCTATGCaagtgctgtagctagaactgtgtatctgaaattgacttaaagaacaagaagaaatacTGTGgcaggctcaggctggcagccctcagcactgcctggggcaTGCAGTTGTAGGAGCAGTGCtgtccaggagccctgggcccttttgaatcctGGGGTCTCAGGGAAATTTTCCCCTTtactccctctcctcccctgtcAGTGAGCCTGGTGGTAACAGAATCCCCTACTGGTCTGAGTGATCATGGAAATGTCACTATAACTTCCCTTTCTTTAACCTGGGTTTCAATAACATACACCTACAATTACTTTTAATGAATACTTTGGAGTCCTATTGACCACATAACCTATGTATCTGTTGGGCAGGGGTGGAAAGGAGTGGAATTTCAGGCTAGTGAATATTTACTCATTACCTTTTACAGACTGATCAATTACTATGTTTtaccattttattatttttaaacattatcAATATAAAATTGGGCTTTTTCACCATTGTTTAACAGCTGATTATGACCTAGTTTCCACCCAATTTAATCACATGTAGAAGCTGAATACTGTTGCAGAATTaaaagaaaagccattttctCTATTGTTTGTGACTCtaaggcaaaaaaacaaaaacaaaaaaactccttATGTTTGACATTCTCCTAACAAGAATGTTTGCATAGATTTTGCAACTGTTTGAAAGTCCCCAtcacttttaaaagaagaaaactgaaTTATCTCATAGTAATGTTGCAGAACAGATTAAAAATCTCATTCTGGTCTTGGTAGAAAAAAAGGTATGACTAAATCATATTgttaactttaatttttttctcctcactAACAAAGCActtttcataagaaaaaaaaaagaaaaaaacactgatTAAGTTTTGATCTTTAATTCTCCATATGATTTAGTGTTTTTTTAACTAAGACATTGCTTCTGCCTTTTACAAGTTTCAACAGACTATGATGAAACATGCTAATTGGtcttttaaattttaatattttaatgcaaTCTTCAGAAAACTAGAATGAAAAGTGGTCGCTGCTTTTAATGTacagaaattatttatttggaATTAAATCAATTTAAAGAGCAATAACATAAGTTAGAAATTtacaaaataataatgaaaccttGTTTATCTTCCAATGAAATACCTAGAAAGGTACAGTATGACAACTACTTTTGTAtatattcctgaaaaaaaaatctcttgcagTAAGAGTTTTAAGAAGTAGAAGATTTGGTTAAGAGAGAGATTTGGCTTAGAGacatggactagatgacctcctgaggtcccttccagccctagaattctatgattctaaatccATTTTTAAAGTGTAGAGATGAGCTTGTGTTACTTTCTTCCTCTTGAAATCGTTTTACACGGGTAGTATTATTTCAAATAACCGACTTTATACCCTGATTTAGAGAAAACCTTGTTAAGCATAAGATTTCACTGTAATTATGATTTTATTGATAACGATATGGTTGTAatttacaaagaaaaacaaaagtcccCCTCTTCAGAGATCTTTCCAACAGCAGGTCTCAGGGTTTATTGCCAATTTTAAGCTCATTTTTAGTCTCTCTTACTGAAGATACTACTGCATGAAAAAACCCTGTCTCCCCATTACCCAGCTCAGAAACAGGTTGATTTCGTCTAAGATAATTTGCAAAAAAATAGCCCTTTTTAATTCCTAAGAAACACAGAGAAGGCAGAAGAGACCTTGCTGCTTTCAGCTGGGCGGTCTTTTTAACGAACCAATCGCAGAGCTGTTCTTCTCTATAAATACCAGTCGTCTGACCTACTCTAGCTcgagatttttttccttcttatttGTAGAGATTGCTTCTCGAAATGTCTGAAACGGCGCCTGTTGCAGCTCCAGCTGTCGCCGCTCCAGGGGCAAAAGGTTCTGCTAAAAAGCCGAAGAAAGCTACAGGTGGCTCTAAAGCCCGCAAACCTTCGGGTCCCAGCGTGACCGAGCTGATCACCAAGGCGGTGTCCGCTTCCAAGGAGCGCAAAGGGCTGTCCTTGGCCGCTCTTAAGAAGGCTCTGGCCGCCGGAGGGTACGATGTGGACAAAAGCAACAGCCGCATCAAGTTGGGACTGAAGAGCCTGGTGAGCAAGGGCACCTTGGTGCAGACAAAGGGCACCGGCGCTTCGGGCTCCTTCAAACTCAACAAAAAACCGGGCGAGCCCAAAGAAAAGGCACCCAAAAAGAAGTCAGCGACAAAACCTAAGAAGCCTGCCGCCAAGAAACCTGCCAGCGCCGCTAAGAAGTCCAAAAAGGCGGCGGCTGTGAAAAACAGCCCGAAAAAAGTCAAGAAACCCGCAGCTTCAGCAGCCAAGAAAGTGTCCAAGAGCCCCAAAAAGGTTACTAAGCCCGCCAAGCCCAAGAAGGCGGCTAAGAGCCCGGCTAAGGCCAAGGCAGTGAAGCCCAAGGCTGCTAAACCGAAGCCATCCAAGCCCAAAGCCACGCAGGCGAAGAAGGCAGCGTCCAAGAAGAAGTAAAAGGGGCCAGAAAAAAATCTGGCGTTCAGAGAAATCCCAACGGCTCTTTTAAGAGCCACCCACTTCTTTCCCAAAAGAGCTGAACCCCTCGGTTCCCTACCTCGTGCTGCTTTCTACGAGCGCACAAATTCACTACCCGTGAATCTAAAACAATGTCATACACTTGCTAGCTACAAAATGCAACGCGGTATAAATCCTGCGTGCCGCTGGCTAAAGTTACATttaagtgggggtggagggataaTGAGCTTTAACAATCATGTTCATTGCATAAAAGTGAGGGGTGGCCATCCCTCCTACATCAGTTCTGGGCAGGATTTATTACGGAGGAGGCGGGGAGAGCGAGAGGACGGTAAGTGACAGCAAACTGCATCAGCCCGAGACAAAAACACCCTTTTCTGCCGAGCAAACGAGTGGGATTGTCATTATGCCCGTTGGTGGGTTTGAAAAGCCCGCGCTGTGCAAGGATTGGCCTGTAGCACTTCTAGCCCGCTTCTCTgattgggggttgggggagccgCACTGTTAATGCCGTTGGTCTgaaaggtctgaagaagtgggtctgtcccacaaaagctcacctactaaactattttgctagtctttaaagtgctacttgactgctttttgttttgatactgtatagactagcccggcttcctctctgttactgttaatgCCGTTGTATCACATGTAACAGAGTAAATTAGATGTGGAATTCTGTAGAATAGATGTACCCAGTATAAAGTTACTCACGGGGGGATATTTACATATCTTCAAACCAGGCACGCTGGGGATTTGCAAACCTTTCTTTTCTGAAATCAGAGCGCTATTAGCAGGGCAGGATCAGGAGGGGAGTTTTCCATTttgctctctttttctctttactGCGGTTTCCATTCATACTTTCCTCCACCGCCGCCTCCTCTTTGTTTCTTCCCCGGGCTGTGCTTTCAGTCTTTTCCCCAATACACTAGAAATTATTTACTGGTTAATGCCTTTCAGAACGACCTTCGCTTGGATACACTATGAATTCCCTAAGGGTTGTGATTTAGAGTAAATCTCTGCTATCTTGTCCAGCTGATAGCAACCAGAAGAGATTGGTAACCCCTGGCAGACCAACATTTAGAGAAGAATTAAACACATTTGGTCCAGAGAGCTTTAGGGATATTTTCTGTCCAGAGAAGAATGTTGAGATTCAGGACTCCTTTGCGTTCTTCCAGAAGCTGTGGGGAGTGTCTTTTGACCCCTCTGCCTTTTCAATTTTTAGCGTGATCCCTTTTATGCAGCCTTTTCTAGCTTGTGTCCTTCCAGTTCACCATCTCCTGTCTGGTTCCTTAAACAAGCACCTCACCTCCCCATAGTCCAGTTAGAATATATGGTGTCAGTCTTTTAGGGTGTCAAAAGTGGGGGCAAGCAAACTACAGAACACAATTTGCCTGTTTTAATTTCCAGTGCCCAAAACTACAGTGATTCTTTATAGATGCCAGGAGTTTTTTGCAGGGAATGTTCTGCCCAACTGTGAGGGAGGAGAAGAGTAGTAAGGGCAACCTATGGTCAGATAATTGACATGCCAAACTAAGAGGCCTCTGCTGAATGTGTGTGAACTGAGTTTTGAGAGGTTTGCAACTTGTGCAAATTAGAATAGATTTTCATGGAGGTGACAAAAAAGGATATCCCTGACATTTGTGTGACCAGCCTAAGTGTCTTGAAACAACAATTGTGAGAAAGTTTTAATGTTGGCAATATATTGTACCCCCCAGTCTTGTTCAATATCTAagaggtgagcaaagtggggatcCATGAAAGT contains:
- the LOC142007334 gene encoding histone H1.11L-like, which codes for MSETAPVAAPAVAAPGAKGSAKKPKKATGGSKARKPSGPSVTELITKAVSASKERKGLSLAALKKALAAGGYDVDKSNSRIKLGLKSLVSKGTLVQTKGTGASGSFKLNKKPGEPKEKAPKKKSATKPKKPAAKKPASAAKKSKKAAAVKNSPKKVKKPAASAAKKVSKSPKKVTKPAKPKKAAKSPAKAKAVKPKAAKPKPSKPKATQAKKAASKKK